A section of the Marinimicrobium koreense genome encodes:
- the coq7 gene encoding 2-polyprenyl-3-methyl-6-methoxy-1,4-benzoquinone monooxygenase codes for MTQRALSRLDQMIIGIDRVVRTLADTPGEERRPSPARDLPKSELDDAERRHAAGLMRVNHSGEVCAQALYQGQALTAKLPQVRAEMEHAAEEEIDHLVWCRQRLDDLNSHTSYLNPLWYGLSFALGAGAGLVSDRVSLGFVAATEERVCQHLQTHLEQLPETDRQSRAVVQQMLTDEAKHAQTALAAGGLDFPAPVKTAMSLVARAMTASSYRL; via the coding sequence ATGACACAGCGAGCCCTGTCCCGACTGGACCAAATGATTATCGGCATCGACCGGGTGGTGCGCACCCTGGCGGACACGCCGGGAGAAGAGCGCCGCCCCTCCCCCGCTCGAGACCTGCCAAAATCCGAGCTGGATGACGCCGAGCGCCGCCACGCCGCAGGCCTGATGCGGGTGAACCACTCCGGCGAGGTCTGTGCCCAAGCGCTTTACCAGGGCCAGGCCCTGACCGCCAAGCTGCCCCAGGTACGCGCGGAAATGGAACATGCCGCCGAGGAGGAAATTGATCACCTGGTCTGGTGCCGACAACGGTTGGACGACCTGAACAGCCATACCAGCTACCTGAACCCGCTGTGGTACGGCCTGTCCTTCGCATTGGGGGCGGGGGCTGGTCTGGTCAGTGACCGGGTCAGCCTGGGGTTTGTGGCAGCGACCGAGGAGCGCGTGTGTCAGCACCTGCAAACACACCTGGAGCAGTTACCCGAAACCGACCGGCAGAGCCGGGCGGTGGTGCAACAGATGCTGACCGACGAAGCCAAACACGCCCAGACCGCCCTCGCCGCCGGCGGCCTGGATTTCCCGGCACCGGTAAAAACGGCGATGAGTCTCGTAGCCAGGGCGATGACCGCTTCCAGCTATAGGCTTTGA